Proteins from one Enterobacter bugandensis genomic window:
- a CDS encoding DUF262 domain-containing protein, which produces MLNFEQVLNDIENLLFGKQLQPINPSTPPLCITSIDRENGKYKVSSNSESKTRSLSELESIYSNLNIRGFCNVEQVLYGSSSSRNQPETIFANLPYIQHFKYENKKHLLLRSHNVHEAATLSEVQGSEFRVLRKKIDNFLNLNLGKIYEQQVELVQSLDDAYQIVLKKFPSEIASKKVEVTLNRFKELSADMANSVVTLDYNIEVPTLKISNNTTVEELIESPNTYGVDEGENDTTSSQLNLELKTLQAKLGVARITSKTPVLSLIFDRVHFGDIELQPDFQRKDRIWNNEKKSKLIESILLKLPLPVFYFGNRIAEDKWVVVDGLQRITTIYDFMSGEFKLSKLDILEDLNGKEFGELTRTEQRAIREYEITAYFIEMNKDSTDLIVELFHRINTYGVKLSDQEIRSALNQGSSVKFLRYLASKNEFKQATHGKVKPDRQKDMELCLAALAFINIGFKNYNFNSYDKFLSKAMENLNLYKLNLLNEKEIDLGSAYISNECNEYLQIERKYLRALNLAYDVFGDLAFIKEIGSNTSPISKQLYEVIIYYFYYVTEEQEELLLKNSDKLVDTLYSAIDSNSKEYAKWDSQTYIEAERGFKDSISTSTGKKITILYRFNSFAKILEQSTGIKIVNANEGN; this is translated from the coding sequence ATGCTTAACTTTGAACAAGTGCTAAACGACATCGAAAATCTTCTTTTTGGCAAACAGCTACAGCCAATTAATCCTTCTACGCCTCCACTATGTATTACAAGCATTGATCGTGAAAACGGTAAATATAAAGTCTCTTCTAATTCTGAATCTAAAACACGTTCATTATCAGAGCTTGAATCGATTTACAGCAATTTAAATATTAGAGGTTTTTGTAATGTAGAGCAGGTTCTTTACGGTAGCTCTTCAAGCAGGAACCAACCAGAAACAATATTTGCTAACTTACCCTATATTCAACATTTCAAGTATGAAAACAAAAAACATCTGTTATTGCGTAGTCATAATGTCCATGAGGCAGCGACATTATCAGAAGTTCAAGGCTCTGAATTTAGGGTTTTAAGAAAAAAAATTGATAATTTTCTCAATTTGAATCTTGGGAAAATTTATGAACAGCAGGTTGAATTAGTTCAAAGCCTTGATGATGCTTATCAAATAGTTTTGAAGAAATTCCCATCTGAAATTGCTTCAAAAAAGGTTGAGGTTACTCTTAATAGATTTAAAGAGCTTTCCGCAGATATGGCTAACTCAGTTGTGACTCTTGATTATAATATAGAGGTGCCAACATTAAAAATTAGTAATAATACTACCGTAGAAGAACTTATAGAGTCACCCAATACTTATGGAGTAGATGAGGGTGAAAATGATACAACATCATCACAGTTGAACTTGGAATTAAAAACTCTACAAGCTAAACTTGGTGTTGCAAGAATTACCTCCAAGACCCCAGTTTTATCTCTCATTTTTGATCGGGTTCATTTTGGTGATATTGAACTACAACCTGACTTCCAAAGAAAAGATCGTATTTGGAATAATGAGAAGAAGTCTAAATTAATCGAGTCTATTCTCTTAAAACTCCCACTTCCTGTATTTTATTTTGGTAATCGAATCGCAGAGGATAAGTGGGTCGTTGTTGATGGTTTACAACGGATCACAACAATTTATGATTTTATGAGTGGAGAATTTAAACTTTCTAAACTTGATATCCTTGAGGATTTAAATGGTAAAGAGTTTGGTGAGCTTACTCGCACTGAACAAAGAGCCATAAGAGAATATGAAATCACGGCTTACTTTATAGAAATGAATAAAGATAGCACTGATCTCATAGTTGAATTATTCCACCGTATCAATACATATGGTGTTAAGTTAAGTGATCAAGAAATTCGTTCGGCCCTGAATCAAGGTTCAAGTGTTAAGTTTTTACGGTATCTGGCATCCAAAAACGAATTCAAACAAGCAACGCATGGTAAGGTTAAGCCTGATAGACAAAAGGATATGGAGCTTTGCCTTGCTGCTCTTGCATTTATAAATATTGGCTTTAAAAATTATAATTTTAATTCCTATGATAAGTTTTTATCAAAAGCCATGGAAAACTTAAATCTATATAAACTAAACTTATTAAACGAAAAAGAAATAGATTTAGGAAGTGCGTACATTTCGAATGAATGCAACGAGTATCTTCAAATAGAAAGAAAATATTTGAGGGCTTTAAACCTCGCCTATGATGTTTTCGGTGATTTAGCTTTCATAAAAGAGATTGGCTCTAATACATCACCTATAAGTAAGCAACTTTATGAAGTGATAATTTACTATTTCTATTATGTTACTGAGGAACAAGAAGAATTATTGCTGAAAAATTCTGATAAATTGGTTGATACCCTTTATTCTGCTATTGATAGCAATTCAAAAGAATATGCCAAATGGGATTCACAGACTTACATTGAAGCAGAGCGAGGGTTCAAGGACTCTATCTCTACCTCAACAGGAAAGAAAATAACTATATTATATAGATTCAATTCTTTTGCGAAAATTCTTGAACAAAGCACAGGCATTAAGATTGTTAATGCTAATGAGGGTAATTGA
- the dpdA gene encoding tRNA-guanine transglycosylase DpdA — MSKLKYFFPDSQDFIDPSFDFFHETRNEHRVRQRDDHYPHEVFSRPYDGMLVSKAVVDGLGSGESKYTRAQRLRYFRNGMKHFFRLPENMETMGDCGAFTYVNQDVPPYRVEEVIEFYETSRFNHGVSLDHIVFGYEKPGEAFSGEVLTECRRRQDITLTLAQEFLNKSQKSCFTPFGVAHGWSKTSYRQSVEALLAMGYKNITMGGMVPLKTAQILETLEEIKPLLKSDTRVHLLGIARPESFADFIKFGVTSIDSTTPLQQAFKDRKNNYHTPDGPAYTAVRVPQFDANPSLSRKIKSGVIDQDIARHLEKDAMNALFEYDKGTLSLEKTLEAVLAYERLHSGEKEADKIRADYERTLGERPWKQCQCNICQAIGINVIIFRGAERNRRRGFHNIQVLYNRLQHTLSLRSEELS, encoded by the coding sequence TTGTCGAAGCTTAAATATTTTTTCCCGGATAGTCAGGATTTTATCGATCCTAGTTTCGACTTCTTCCATGAAACGCGAAACGAACATCGCGTTCGCCAGCGTGACGATCATTATCCACATGAGGTATTTTCTCGGCCTTATGACGGCATGCTGGTTTCGAAAGCAGTAGTTGACGGTCTTGGCAGTGGAGAAAGTAAATATACGCGAGCCCAGCGCTTACGCTACTTCCGTAATGGCATGAAGCACTTCTTCCGCTTGCCGGAAAATATGGAAACTATGGGTGATTGCGGAGCCTTCACCTATGTTAACCAAGATGTGCCGCCATACCGAGTGGAAGAGGTTATTGAATTCTACGAAACCTCCCGATTTAACCATGGTGTTTCTCTCGATCATATCGTTTTTGGCTATGAGAAACCTGGTGAGGCATTCAGTGGCGAAGTATTGACTGAGTGTCGCCGACGCCAGGATATCACGTTGACCTTGGCTCAAGAGTTTTTAAATAAGTCTCAAAAGTCCTGTTTCACCCCCTTTGGCGTTGCACATGGATGGAGCAAAACCTCCTACCGTCAGTCAGTAGAGGCTCTGCTGGCCATGGGATACAAAAATATCACCATGGGGGGGATGGTGCCGTTGAAAACGGCGCAGATCCTTGAGACTCTCGAAGAGATTAAGCCGCTGCTGAAAAGTGATACACGTGTTCACTTGTTAGGTATTGCTCGTCCAGAGAGTTTCGCCGACTTTATCAAGTTTGGTGTGACCAGTATTGACTCGACTACACCGCTTCAGCAGGCCTTCAAAGATCGAAAAAATAACTATCATACGCCTGATGGCCCGGCCTATACCGCTGTGCGAGTCCCTCAGTTTGATGCTAATCCAAGTTTAAGCCGCAAAATAAAATCTGGCGTTATCGATCAGGATATTGCTCGACATCTGGAAAAGGATGCCATGAATGCCCTGTTCGAATACGATAAAGGGACTTTGTCCCTTGAGAAAACTCTTGAGGCAGTACTGGCTTATGAACGCCTGCATTCAGGTGAAAAAGAGGCCGATAAAATCCGTGCGGATTATGAACGCACACTCGGTGAACGTCCCTGGAAACAGTGCCAATGCAATATTTGCCAGGCTATCGGTATCAACGTCATCATTTTCCGCGGAGCAGAACGTAACCGTCGCCGCGGTTTCCATAATATTCAGGTGTTGTACAACCGTTTACAGCACACATTGTCATTACGCTCAGAGGAACTGTCATGA
- the dpdD gene encoding protein DpdD — MIDLFRKRPSLVRTRKRPFGRILSDFMLATNQKEVEASNDFLQELRDNGLLSKRNLLLLELQQAGKWQNWDALLNHQDLPDLIRGRIPSSLTRMLLAAYQHRYLGHDALSYTQETPSALRPAFLALQPLFTQVPLLGSEEGEINSWRSWAIGVALVGEQNLLSIIPDTLKSGWLQELQHWAELKSTAYDTPASSPVSLSLPPTTLESLASYLQTSLTATAETLGRYAEMLSKIDPQLYEQAQKTPLLKTLIESINRLTAASITGWDNWFSRLREPDADRNALMQIVALESEHWPVASFQESAFVHLLAQDFPPHAFSTLRNAMPAFIEWLGKNQLQLQSTTWLKWMDVLAMEQSVSPADIKLATLATEYFLQGPLTLAEYQNFVATLQLIIERCSSLKNLTSLEEMIELFLDAPEHDNATRNALWMDIQTFAVGVWPRLDHSTRAIMRSLAINVLGNGADSAFPPEPARSDDSEPETLPDLSGKRVAIYTLTEGSARRAKGMIEVLFQGIRVDVNHDHNATDKLVNLAKQADYFIFAAASAKHQALYAITPHRRDLIYPEGKGAGSILNAFVARLQQPMSIDV, encoded by the coding sequence TTGATTGACCTGTTCCGAAAGCGTCCATCTCTCGTTCGCACCCGCAAGCGCCCGTTTGGTCGTATCCTTAGCGATTTCATGCTGGCAACAAATCAAAAAGAGGTGGAGGCCAGCAATGACTTTCTGCAAGAACTGCGTGATAACGGTCTGCTCTCCAAACGCAATCTACTGCTACTTGAGCTTCAGCAGGCCGGGAAATGGCAAAATTGGGATGCCCTGCTAAACCACCAAGACCTGCCAGATCTGATCAGAGGGCGCATTCCCTCGTCGCTGACCAGAATGCTGCTTGCCGCTTATCAGCACCGCTATCTGGGCCATGATGCCCTTAGCTACACGCAGGAGACGCCATCGGCTTTGCGCCCAGCCTTCCTTGCCCTCCAACCGCTTTTTACGCAGGTTCCACTGCTAGGAAGCGAGGAAGGGGAAATTAACTCTTGGAGAAGTTGGGCGATTGGCGTGGCGCTGGTGGGTGAACAAAACCTGCTCAGCATAATACCTGACACGCTGAAATCAGGATGGCTTCAGGAATTACAGCACTGGGCCGAACTCAAGAGCACCGCGTACGATACTCCAGCCTCATCTCCTGTCTCGTTGTCGCTGCCGCCAACAACACTTGAATCTCTGGCCAGTTATCTACAAACGTCGTTGACAGCCACAGCCGAAACGCTGGGGCGCTATGCTGAGATGCTCAGCAAGATAGATCCACAACTGTATGAGCAAGCTCAGAAAACCCCTCTTCTAAAAACGCTGATTGAGAGCATCAACCGGCTTACTGCCGCGAGCATCACCGGCTGGGACAACTGGTTCTCGCGCCTGCGCGAACCCGATGCCGATAGAAACGCTCTGATGCAAATTGTCGCGCTGGAGAGCGAGCATTGGCCAGTCGCCTCCTTCCAAGAATCGGCTTTTGTTCACCTGCTGGCGCAGGATTTTCCGCCGCATGCCTTTTCAACACTACGCAACGCCATGCCCGCCTTTATCGAGTGGCTGGGGAAAAACCAGCTGCAATTGCAGAGTACAACATGGCTGAAATGGATGGATGTTCTGGCGATGGAACAAAGCGTCAGTCCGGCGGACATCAAACTGGCGACCCTAGCAACCGAATATTTCCTGCAAGGTCCTCTCACCCTGGCTGAATACCAGAATTTTGTTGCTACATTGCAACTTATTATTGAGCGCTGCAGTTCACTTAAAAATCTGACCTCGCTTGAAGAGATGATCGAACTGTTTCTTGATGCACCGGAGCACGATAACGCCACACGAAACGCGCTATGGATGGATATTCAGACTTTTGCCGTTGGTGTATGGCCGCGCCTCGATCACTCAACCCGAGCCATCATGCGTAGTCTGGCCATCAACGTATTGGGCAATGGTGCTGATTCAGCGTTTCCTCCGGAACCGGCACGAAGCGATGATAGCGAGCCTGAAACACTTCCGGATCTCTCGGGCAAACGTGTCGCCATTTATACCCTGACAGAAGGATCTGCCCGCCGGGCCAAGGGGATGATTGAAGTGTTGTTTCAGGGGATCAGAGTAGATGTGAATCATGACCATAACGCAACCGATAAGCTGGTCAATTTAGCAAAACAGGCTGATTACTTTATTTTTGCCGCTGCGAGCGCAAAACATCAGGCACTGTATGCGATAACGCCTCATCGTCGCGATCTCATTTATCCTGAAGGTAAAGGTGCTGGTTCGATTCTCAATGCCTTTGTTGCACGTCTTCAACAACCCATGAGTATTGACGTATAA
- a CDS encoding relaxase/mobilization nuclease domain-containing protein: MKGMQKIKRGKNFSGVVQYALKPDSHHTSDPIVIGGNMLGDSAFELIAEFDGTKQLRPDVQKAVWHNSLRLPDGESLTAEQWSSIADDYMERMGFSDTHLRCYVLHDDPAGQHIHIIASRIDLNGGKLYLGRNENLISTQIISKLEVAHGLTVTKTASPPSQAQPKRKRVSRNEKMLSERTGVLSPREALQQILDKSLSDKPDLLTFTKRLEEAEVGWTANVASTGKMNGFSFSYRDIAFKASQLGKGYSWANLQKQLNYNPDHLEAIRTNTPTKDHPAPAPAPAPAPAPAPAPAPAPAPAPAPAPATILKTTERKESISEKIAELELRLRKDRRNEIIEKILQKNAVNQQKHLRLIGWLPFLRRLAELLRSYGKSILHKPLPGFSNLYVTRPLHKERKIHL, from the coding sequence ATGAAGGGTATGCAGAAGATCAAAAGGGGTAAGAACTTCTCAGGTGTGGTCCAGTATGCATTGAAGCCAGATTCACATCATACAAGTGATCCAATCGTCATTGGCGGGAACATGTTAGGTGATTCAGCCTTTGAACTGATCGCTGAATTTGATGGCACTAAACAGCTTCGGCCAGATGTTCAGAAGGCCGTATGGCACAACTCGCTTCGATTACCGGATGGTGAATCACTAACGGCTGAACAGTGGTCCAGCATCGCAGATGACTATATGGAGAGAATGGGATTCAGTGATACTCATCTCCGTTGCTATGTGCTTCATGACGATCCGGCTGGTCAGCACATACACATTATTGCAAGTCGCATAGATCTTAATGGAGGGAAGCTGTACTTGGGTAGGAATGAAAATCTCATCAGCACACAGATCATCAGTAAACTCGAAGTCGCTCATGGCCTGACAGTGACAAAAACTGCATCTCCCCCCTCGCAAGCACAACCGAAGCGGAAGAGAGTGTCCCGTAATGAGAAAATGCTATCGGAACGAACCGGGGTGCTTTCACCAAGAGAAGCTCTGCAGCAGATACTTGATAAAAGTTTATCTGATAAGCCGGACCTTCTAACTTTCACAAAACGACTGGAAGAAGCAGAAGTCGGCTGGACGGCAAATGTCGCAAGCACAGGTAAAATGAACGGGTTCTCATTTTCCTACCGCGATATTGCTTTCAAAGCTTCACAGTTAGGCAAGGGTTACTCTTGGGCAAATCTTCAAAAGCAACTTAACTACAATCCTGACCACTTAGAAGCTATACGAACCAACACACCGACAAAAGACCACCCTGCTCCTGCTCCTGCTCCTGCTCCTGCTCCTGCTCCTGCTCCTGCTCCTGCTCCTGCTCCTGCTCCTGCTCCTGCTCCTGCTCCTGCAACCATTTTAAAAACCACTGAGAGAAAGGAAAGTATCAGTGAAAAAATTGCTGAACTCGAACTGCGACTCAGAAAAGACAGACGAAACGAGATCATTGAGAAGATTCTCCAAAAGAATGCGGTTAACCAGCAAAAGCATCTCAGGCTTATCGGCTGGCTTCCATTTCTTAGAAGGCTTGCAGAGCTTCTCCGAAGCTATGGTAAGAGCATTCTTCACAAGCCCCTCCCAGGATTCTCAAATCTCTATGTAACACGACCTTTACATAAAGAAAGGAAAATTCATTTATAA
- a CDS encoding DUF3696 domain-containing protein has translation MLPIKSIKLKNFKSYKEQSFDLSGLNVFCGNNSVGKSTVMQAIGMVLQSDFGSKNDIKLNGELINIGRIDDIINDFISDDDQLKITLSVKECEVSWGVTQEDSANLRNELPCISGMDSIKTIKDFINASNFQYIEAERIGPRDNISLSQHNFHSDWLGKKGEYVIEVLDNIMNRQDRLILKDDNPNKDDPRIHHNYNNVRVANNIQAWMDEISPNYKIQPKLEVSANIAYNTIQAESGKQTKPKNIGFGYSYALSIVSALLLAKPGELVVLENPEAHLHPRGQSYMGRLIAYTAQAGVQVLIETHSDHLLNGIRVVARTSPDFSPELISLFYISHENNESTAEKISIGKDGKLSSWPKGFFDQQSIDMYTIMTGSFNTPDIEN, from the coding sequence ATGCTCCCTATTAAATCGATAAAACTCAAAAATTTTAAATCATACAAAGAGCAATCTTTTGATTTGTCAGGTCTAAATGTATTTTGTGGTAATAACTCTGTCGGTAAGAGTACAGTAATGCAAGCCATAGGTATGGTGTTACAGTCTGATTTTGGTAGTAAAAATGATATAAAGTTAAATGGTGAACTGATAAACATTGGTCGTATTGACGATATTATTAATGACTTTATTTCAGATGATGATCAACTGAAAATCACTCTATCAGTTAAAGAATGTGAAGTCAGTTGGGGGGTTACACAAGAGGACTCAGCAAATCTTCGTAATGAACTTCCATGTATTTCAGGTATGGATAGCATTAAAACAATTAAAGACTTTATAAATGCAAGTAATTTTCAATATATTGAAGCCGAACGTATTGGTCCAAGAGACAATATTTCTTTATCACAACACAATTTTCATAGCGATTGGTTGGGGAAAAAAGGTGAATATGTCATCGAAGTATTAGACAATATAATGAATAGACAAGATAGACTAATACTGAAAGATGATAATCCAAACAAAGACGACCCAAGAATACATCATAATTATAATAATGTCAGGGTTGCGAATAATATACAGGCATGGATGGATGAAATATCCCCAAATTATAAAATACAGCCAAAATTGGAAGTTAGTGCAAACATTGCTTATAACACAATACAGGCTGAGTCAGGAAAACAAACTAAACCCAAAAACATTGGTTTTGGTTATAGCTATGCTTTGAGTATTGTTTCAGCATTACTTTTAGCAAAACCGGGCGAATTAGTAGTTTTAGAAAACCCGGAAGCCCATTTGCACCCTAGAGGACAAAGCTATATGGGTAGATTAATAGCTTACACTGCTCAAGCGGGAGTACAGGTATTGATAGAAACTCATAGCGATCACCTTCTCAACGGAATCCGTGTCGTAGCAAGAACATCTCCTGACTTTTCACCTGAGCTAATTTCGTTATTTTATATTTCACATGAGAATAATGAATCTACTGCAGAAAAGATATCTATTGGCAAAGATGGAAAACTGTCTAGTTGGCCGAAAGGATTCTTTGACCAGCAATCAATTGATATGTATACCATTATGACAGGATCATTTAATACTCCTGATATTGAAAATTAA
- the dbpB gene encoding DGQHR domain-containing protein DpdB, whose product MSEYRVPALRIRQGEERQLYSLAIEGKQISKIAAISRIRRGEENLVGYQRPEVRNHIREIQRYIESSNPMIPNPVIIAFDKRVRFEPLTDNGDMGHLVIPFSEDKDFEKPGFIVDGQQRTAALRDAEIDSFMMPVSAFIANDAEEQREQFMLVNSTKPLPKTLLYELAPHTHGRLPSDLQMRKFPSLLTQRLNFGEGPLAGRIKTATNPDGVIADNSMIKMIDASLREGALYRFRDPATGLGDEGKMVKLLNNFWSAVETVFTDDWDKKPRYSRLLHGVGILALGSLMDEIDQVHQDYKGEPGWTEIPSYTRFVEELNRIKPLCAWSSGVWNFGTDVDGQPIVRKWNELQNLSKDISLVTDYLVTSYIKTANANI is encoded by the coding sequence ATGAGTGAATATCGTGTTCCCGCCCTGCGAATCCGACAGGGTGAGGAGAGGCAACTCTATAGCCTTGCGATAGAAGGTAAACAGATCAGCAAAATTGCAGCGATTTCGCGTATTCGTCGCGGCGAAGAGAATTTGGTTGGCTATCAGCGTCCAGAAGTACGTAACCATATTCGCGAAATTCAGCGCTATATTGAGAGCTCAAACCCGATGATACCAAACCCGGTGATTATCGCTTTTGATAAGCGTGTGCGTTTTGAACCACTTACAGATAATGGCGACATGGGGCATCTGGTAATACCTTTCTCCGAAGATAAGGATTTTGAGAAGCCAGGATTTATAGTGGATGGTCAACAACGTACCGCTGCTTTGCGGGATGCGGAAATAGACTCGTTTATGATGCCGGTATCTGCATTTATCGCTAATGATGCAGAAGAACAGCGTGAACAGTTCATGCTGGTTAACTCCACAAAACCGTTGCCCAAAACGTTGTTATACGAACTGGCACCGCATACCCACGGTCGTTTGCCATCCGATCTGCAAATGCGTAAGTTTCCTTCACTGCTAACTCAACGACTGAACTTCGGCGAAGGTCCACTTGCAGGGCGCATCAAAACGGCGACCAACCCTGATGGGGTTATTGCTGACAACTCGATGATCAAAATGATCGATGCCAGTCTTCGTGAGGGAGCATTGTATCGCTTTCGTGACCCCGCGACAGGGTTGGGGGATGAAGGGAAGATGGTGAAACTGCTGAATAACTTCTGGTCGGCTGTGGAAACTGTGTTTACTGATGACTGGGATAAAAAGCCTCGTTATTCCCGCTTGCTACATGGCGTTGGTATTCTTGCGCTTGGCAGTTTGATGGATGAAATCGATCAGGTTCATCAGGACTATAAAGGTGAACCAGGCTGGACTGAGATCCCTTCCTATACTCGTTTTGTCGAAGAGTTAAACCGTATTAAGCCGCTTTGTGCATGGAGTAGTGGCGTGTGGAACTTCGGCACAGATGTTGATGGTCAGCCTATTGTTCGTAAATGGAATGAACTGCAAAATCTTTCAAAAGATATATCTTTGGTTACTGATTATCTTGTAACCAGCTATATAAAGACGGCAAACGCAAACATCTAA
- the dpdK gene encoding phospholipase D-like domain-containing protein DpdK, which yields MEEQRQIFLHGPLGQRQLREVLSAQFSGLILYPELIWLISPWMSDFDVIDNRGGQWSFLDPSWGARMVSFQELLATAVNNGCPLRIVTRPDTLNKVFVERLQARLSPNHDMQCSYYENLHAKGMLTKHFFLKGSMNYTWSGANLNDEHLLFSSNKTLISDALIEFGGQYTFGDSDE from the coding sequence ATGGAAGAGCAACGACAAATATTTCTCCATGGACCTCTCGGACAGCGACAACTGAGGGAAGTACTGAGTGCGCAGTTCAGTGGGCTTATCCTGTACCCTGAACTCATCTGGCTGATCTCGCCATGGATGAGCGATTTTGACGTCATTGATAATCGCGGGGGGCAATGGAGTTTTCTTGATCCGTCGTGGGGTGCCAGAATGGTCAGTTTCCAGGAGCTTCTGGCGACGGCAGTGAATAACGGCTGTCCACTCAGGATAGTCACTCGCCCGGACACGCTTAACAAAGTGTTCGTTGAGCGACTGCAGGCAAGACTTTCGCCGAATCATGATATGCAATGCTCCTATTATGAGAACCTACATGCCAAAGGCATGTTAACAAAGCACTTCTTTCTGAAAGGTTCGATGAACTATACCTGGAGCGGTGCGAACCTTAACGATGAGCATTTGCTGTTCTCTAGCAACAAAACCCTCATTTCTGACGCACTGATTGAATTCGGTGGACAATATACCTTCGGTGACAGTGATGAATAA